TCGTCCGGCACGCTGGCCCGCCGTTCGACCACGACGGTCACCGGGCCGGGGAGGAACTCGCGCATGAACCGCCGTTCGCGCTCGGTCGGCCGGGTGTACGCGAGCGCCGCCTCTACGTCTGGCACCGCGATCGAGATGGGGTCGTCCCGGTCGCGCCCCTTCGCCGCGTAGACGCGCTCGACCGCGTCGGGGTCGGTGGCGTCCGCGCCCAGACCGTACACCGTCTCGGTCGGGTAGACGACGAGCTCGCCCCGGCTAATCGCGTCGACAGCCGCTGCGACGTCGCCGTCGCTCACAGCTGGGCTTCGACGGTGTCGTAGTCGGGGAAGTCCGGCCACTGCTGGGCGACCCAGGCGTACTCGACGGTCCGCTCCCCGTCGAGGACGAACACCGCGGGCCGCGGCTCGGCGATGCCGGCCATCCCGTCTAACTCCATGGCGATGCCGTACGACTCGGCGACGTCGTTG
This DNA window, taken from Haloarcula ordinaria, encodes the following:
- a CDS encoding L-threonylcarbamoyladenylate synthase — encoded protein: MSDGDVAAAVDAISRGELVVYPTETVYGLGADATDPDAVERVYAAKGRDRDDPISIAVPDVEAALAYTRPTERERRFMREFLPGPVTVVVERRASVPDELTAGGDRVGVRIPDHPMALDLLGAVAPLTATSANVSGSPSARAVAELDAIRDRVAVVLDGGETGGTGSTVVDVEAGTVHRRGAQADAVEQWLAGTD